A stretch of Marinobacter sp. F4206 DNA encodes these proteins:
- a CDS encoding NAD(P)/FAD-dependent oxidoreductase — MSNERQRIAVIGAGVSGLTAAWLLAEKHDVEVFEAADYAGGHTNTEQVEAGGRTWPVNTGFIVFNDWTYPNFMRLMERLGVPSEVSDMSFSVDCNATGLQYNGTSVDTLFAQRKNVFNLPFLKMIREILRFNRETRADLAADAINDRETLGEYLNRNGYSRYFRNYYIVPMGAAIWSAPEIVLEQFPIRFFLQFFNNHGMLSVDDRPTWRVISGGSAQYVQKMMERLGDCTHLNSPVEHVKRDEQGVTLHVGGEDHRFDQVVLACHSDQALTMLADPTEKERDVLGAIGYQNNDVVLHTDSSVLPDTRRAWAAWNYFIPTHSTEPVSVTYNMNILQNFHEAPETFCVTLNRSHDIAPERIIKRFSYSHPVFTLDAVAAQERYDEIGNQNRTHFCGAYWFNGFHEDGVRSALRVTEAFGVEL; from the coding sequence ATGAGTAACGAGCGTCAGCGTATAGCTGTCATTGGCGCCGGCGTTTCCGGCCTTACGGCCGCCTGGCTGCTGGCCGAAAAGCACGATGTCGAAGTTTTTGAAGCTGCCGACTATGCCGGCGGCCACACCAACACGGAACAGGTCGAGGCTGGCGGCCGCACCTGGCCGGTCAACACCGGTTTTATCGTATTCAATGACTGGACCTATCCGAATTTTATGCGTTTGATGGAGCGGCTCGGCGTTCCATCAGAAGTCAGCGACATGAGTTTCAGTGTCGACTGCAACGCTACCGGCCTCCAGTACAACGGCACCAGTGTCGACACCCTGTTTGCCCAGCGTAAAAATGTGTTCAACCTGCCCTTTCTGAAGATGATCCGGGAAATTCTGCGGTTTAACCGGGAAACCCGTGCAGATCTTGCAGCCGATGCCATCAATGACCGTGAGACCCTCGGCGAGTACCTGAATCGCAATGGCTACTCCCGCTATTTCAGGAACTATTACATCGTCCCGATGGGCGCGGCGATCTGGTCCGCTCCGGAAATCGTGCTTGAGCAATTTCCGATCCGGTTCTTTCTCCAGTTCTTTAACAACCACGGCATGCTGTCCGTGGATGATCGCCCGACCTGGCGAGTGATTTCCGGGGGCTCGGCTCAGTACGTCCAGAAAATGATGGAGCGCCTCGGGGACTGTACTCATCTCAACAGCCCGGTTGAGCACGTGAAGCGGGACGAACAGGGAGTAACCCTTCATGTTGGTGGCGAGGACCACCGCTTCGATCAGGTTGTGCTGGCCTGCCACAGCGATCAGGCTCTGACGATGCTGGCAGACCCCACCGAAAAGGAACGGGACGTATTGGGGGCGATCGGCTATCAGAACAACGACGTCGTATTACATACCGACAGCAGCGTATTGCCGGATACCCGGCGCGCCTGGGCCGCCTGGAACTACTTCATCCCGACCCACAGCACCGAGCCGGTCTCCGTCACCTACAACATGAACATTCTCCAGAATTTTCATGAGGCACCGGAAACCTTCTGTGTCACCTTGAACCGCAGCCACGACATAGCACCGGAGCGGATCATCAAACGGTTCAGCTATAGCCACCCGGTTTTTACCCTGGACGCGGTCGCGGCGCAGGAGCGTTACGACGAGATTGGCAACCAGAATCGCACCCATTTCTGCGGCGCCTACTGGTTTAACGGCTTTCATGAAGACGGCGTACGCAGCGCGCTCCGGGTGACCGAGGCCTTCGGTGTGGAGCTATAG
- a CDS encoding NAD(P)/FAD-dependent oxidoreductase — translation MFNQPSQSTDIRRIAVIGSGLSGLTAGIRLSQQGHEVRVFEKSRGPGGRLAAKRVEGGSADIGAQYFTARNPAFLPFLKEFAGENAFQMWQGRFGFRNERGEWDSFPDEPRYVGSPRMTAITRALSAHLEVIAETRIGALRKAGGGWSLADTEGTALGEFDQVIVTAPPAQAQVLLADSDLAELAAVLDEPVKKVLPCWAVAVHFAKPLTMAYEGMRVEHPVLYWVANNSSKPGREDSGQWWVLHANPDWTERHVDTPASEVAKLMVHAFRVLTGVAGEPGDVVTHRWLYARSSDGDQPGHLWFPDQNIGIAGDWLSGGRVEGAFNSACSLVEAMSEDR, via the coding sequence ATGTTTAATCAGCCATCGCAGTCCACCGATATACGCCGTATTGCAGTTATTGGTTCAGGTTTGTCCGGTCTTACCGCCGGCATTCGTCTCAGTCAGCAGGGGCATGAGGTCAGGGTGTTTGAGAAAAGCCGCGGGCCGGGTGGCAGGCTTGCAGCGAAACGCGTGGAGGGTGGATCGGCAGACATTGGGGCGCAGTACTTTACCGCCCGTAATCCTGCATTTCTTCCATTTCTTAAGGAATTCGCCGGCGAGAATGCCTTTCAAATGTGGCAGGGCCGGTTCGGGTTTCGTAACGAGCGCGGCGAGTGGGATAGCTTCCCGGACGAGCCCCGTTACGTGGGAAGTCCCCGAATGACGGCCATAACCCGCGCACTCTCGGCGCATCTCGAAGTCATCGCCGAGACCCGGATCGGGGCGCTGCGCAAAGCGGGGGGAGGATGGTCTCTGGCGGACACCGAGGGCACAGCGCTCGGCGAATTCGATCAGGTGATCGTCACGGCCCCACCCGCCCAGGCCCAAGTCCTGCTGGCGGACAGCGATCTTGCCGAACTGGCGGCAGTGTTGGATGAACCGGTGAAGAAGGTGTTGCCGTGCTGGGCCGTTGCGGTTCACTTCGCAAAGCCGCTGACAATGGCCTACGAAGGAATGCGGGTAGAGCATCCGGTGCTTTACTGGGTTGCGAACAACTCCAGCAAACCCGGTCGGGAGGATTCAGGCCAATGGTGGGTGCTGCATGCCAACCCGGATTGGACGGAACGGCACGTGGACACTCCTGCGTCGGAAGTCGCGAAATTGATGGTGCATGCGTTTCGGGTCCTGACGGGTGTTGCTGGTGAGCCAGGCGATGTGGTGACACACCGATGGCTGTATGCCCGTTCCTCGGATGGTGACCAGCCCGGGCATCTCTGGTTTCCGGACCAGAACATTGGAATCGCGGGAGACTGGCTGAGCGGAGGGCGCGTTGAAGGTGCCTTCAACAGCGCCTGTAGCCTGGTGGAGGCGATGTCAGAGGATCGCTGA
- a CDS encoding SDR family oxidoreductase: MRERLETHSNIWITGASSGIGEAVTRALARGGHRLVLSGRREQPLEQLKALAPERILTATGDTTSKADLRGIANVLENHGDLHMAILNAGTCEYLDITHYNSDVIEKNIQTNVIGTARCLDIALPALRRTRAKGLPATLVIVSSSAWWFPFGRAEGYGASKAALTYFAQALRADLAAEGIDVVVVSPGFVKTPLTDRNDFPMPFLVSAEEAADRIVSGLAKGKNEIAFPKRFTWMLRMLGALPQTLIDRMAANMARKSTTEQENNG; this comes from the coding sequence ATGAGGGAGCGTCTGGAGACTCACTCGAATATCTGGATTACCGGGGCCAGCTCGGGCATCGGTGAGGCGGTGACCCGGGCGCTTGCCCGGGGTGGTCACCGGCTGGTGCTCTCCGGACGCCGCGAGCAGCCCCTGGAGCAGCTCAAGGCGCTGGCACCGGAACGCATTCTTACCGCGACCGGTGACACCACCAGCAAGGCGGACCTCCGGGGTATCGCCAACGTTCTGGAAAACCACGGCGATCTGCACATGGCAATCCTGAACGCCGGGACCTGTGAATACCTGGACATCACCCATTACAACAGCGATGTCATCGAAAAAAACATCCAAACGAACGTGATCGGTACGGCCCGATGTCTCGACATCGCGCTCCCAGCCCTCAGACGCACCCGAGCCAAAGGGCTGCCGGCAACCCTGGTGATTGTCAGCTCATCGGCCTGGTGGTTCCCCTTCGGTCGCGCCGAGGGCTATGGCGCCTCCAAGGCTGCCCTGACCTATTTTGCCCAGGCATTGCGGGCGGACCTGGCCGCCGAAGGCATCGACGTTGTGGTGGTCTCTCCGGGATTTGTCAAAACACCGCTGACGGATCGAAACGACTTCCCCATGCCCTTTCTGGTGTCGGCCGAAGAGGCGGCGGATCGCATCGTCAGCGGTCTGGCCAAGGGCAAGAATGAAATCGCCTTCCCGAAACGCTTTACCTGGATGCTCAGGATGCTGGGTGCCCTGCCACAGACCCTGATTGATCGCATGGCGGCCAATATGGCGAGAAAAAGTACCACGGAACAGGAAAACAATGGATGA
- a CDS encoding STAS domain-containing protein — MAGYKILQAEKQGIYVLKFIGEIRLNLCSTLDNLVESITQDPQFKTVVVDLTETEIIDSTTLGLLAKIAMAAQQQSHFLPTLISTNPDITRIITSMGFDKIFIIVREPASRIEELEEIPVLKASEQQVRDKVLDAHKVLMGLNSRNREEFKNLVRALECEEPG; from the coding sequence ATGGCTGGTTACAAGATCCTGCAAGCTGAAAAACAGGGCATCTATGTCCTGAAGTTTATTGGCGAAATCCGGCTGAACCTGTGTTCGACGCTGGACAATCTGGTTGAGTCCATCACTCAGGATCCCCAGTTCAAAACGGTGGTCGTTGATCTGACGGAAACCGAAATCATCGACAGCACCACGCTCGGGCTTCTTGCCAAAATCGCCATGGCTGCCCAGCAGCAAAGTCATTTTCTGCCCACACTGATTTCCACCAACCCGGATATTACCCGCATTATCACATCCATGGGGTTCGACAAGATTTTCATCATTGTTCGAGAACCCGCGTCCCGCATTGAAGAACTTGAAGAGATTCCTGTGCTGAAAGCCAGCGAACAGCAGGTTCGTGACAAGGTCCTGGACGCGCACAAGGTGCTGATGGGCCTGAACAGCCGGAACAGGGAAGAGTTCAAGAATCTGGTGCGCGCTCTCGAATGCGAAGAGCCTGGTTGA
- a CDS encoding histidine phosphatase family protein: MQLLIMRHGEAGWHTLDQERELTEAGRLHVAEAAAQIAESPWRPKLIWSSPFVRARETSAIVSEILNCAVEEKQFLTPDDDPGLCLDALLENQTSPLLLISHMPLVGSLSTLLVDGHRHGIPFMTSQAVLLDMPVVGPGCADLKAQFLP, encoded by the coding sequence GTGCAATTGCTCATCATGCGGCACGGCGAAGCGGGGTGGCATACGCTGGATCAGGAGCGTGAGCTGACCGAAGCAGGGCGCCTCCACGTTGCTGAGGCCGCCGCCCAGATTGCGGAATCCCCGTGGCGGCCAAAACTGATCTGGAGCAGCCCTTTCGTCCGGGCCAGAGAGACATCTGCCATCGTCTCCGAAATCCTGAACTGTGCTGTAGAAGAAAAGCAGTTCCTGACGCCGGATGACGATCCTGGCCTTTGCCTTGATGCTTTGCTGGAGAACCAGACCTCCCCGCTGCTACTGATTTCACACATGCCTCTGGTCGGTAGCCTCTCCACCTTACTGGTTGACGGCCACCGCCACGGTATCCCGTTTATGACCTCCCAGGCGGTGCTGCTGGACATGCCCGTTGTTGGGCCCGGGTGTGCGGACTTGAAAGCCCAGTTTTTGCCCTGA
- a CDS encoding DUF1285 domain-containing protein: MSQNPESLAKEVEQIVKNPGQPPLDQWHPDLSGDMDLRITRDGQWIHKGEPLAREAIVRLFSTILRREEDGEYYLVTPVEKWRIQVEDSPLLAHSLIIEGEGQDQVIKLTTNVGEILEVGEAHPLEVGEYPGTQEPRPIVRVRHGVDARLVTAAFYDLANHVVEQDTPDGPVYGIFSHGNFYKIGRGG; this comes from the coding sequence ATGAGCCAGAACCCGGAAAGCCTCGCCAAAGAAGTGGAGCAGATCGTGAAGAATCCCGGACAGCCCCCGCTGGACCAATGGCACCCGGACCTGTCCGGCGACATGGACCTGCGTATCACTCGAGATGGTCAATGGATTCACAAGGGGGAGCCATTGGCCCGGGAAGCAATCGTTCGTTTGTTTTCCACGATTCTGCGCAGGGAAGAGGATGGAGAATACTACCTGGTGACGCCCGTCGAAAAATGGCGGATTCAGGTGGAGGATTCGCCGTTGCTCGCCCACTCTTTGATCATAGAGGGCGAAGGTCAGGATCAGGTCATCAAGCTTACCACCAACGTTGGTGAAATCCTGGAAGTTGGAGAAGCGCACCCACTTGAAGTCGGCGAGTACCCGGGCACGCAAGAGCCGCGTCCGATTGTCCGTGTCCGCCATGGAGTTGATGCAAGGCTGGTCACGGCGGCGTTTTATGACTTGGCTAACCACGTTGTCGAGCAGGACACGCCTGATGGCCCGGTTTACGGAATCTTTAGTCACGGAAATTTCTACAAAATCGGTCGGGGTGGTTGA
- a CDS encoding HD domain-containing protein has protein sequence MRRAVNDLLGAYDKLIMDPVHGGIPLYRHEIQVIDHPLFQRLRNICQNDILSLVFPGATHSRFLHSIGVMHVGTRMFRSMIDAYLRERQLSEQTDLSLSQLDAIDYLAKTIRLGCLLHDSGHSSFSHQFTQARRIRDLMSRPGRFGDLWSGVDYSAYHSGEPEELEHEHYSVRVAHDVLSAVDLDGAGLCARDVIGIMETTDVTPSDTFCRHAHTFWAFIAGADAESGSLIRSDIPNMVMDLLKSIVSGEIDADRADYMLRDGFHSSVTIGGFNLDHLLSNLRFGWNVSEPWLGLAITQKGLGALEDFVYSRHQMYRKVYAHKTALGFDWLLREAINEVLEDPENFQWVDTCLSDMRFFAELTDNFFWEAFRKVARRNPGSFSFCIVNRVKLSHLDTREDLSDRGIERHSAWLAQELQLNPSHVVTCSMRARFSNIQDNFNGIKVLTRDPINRKRSLKKITHVSAFFSKFSDGTITHFYLRPDVTTQNSGSIKE, from the coding sequence ATGAGACGTGCCGTAAACGACTTGCTTGGCGCCTATGACAAGCTGATCATGGACCCGGTCCACGGCGGCATTCCACTTTACCGGCACGAAATCCAGGTCATCGACCACCCCCTGTTCCAGCGCCTCAGAAACATCTGCCAGAACGACATCCTGAGCCTGGTTTTCCCGGGTGCCACCCATTCCCGCTTCCTTCACAGCATCGGGGTAATGCATGTCGGCACACGCATGTTTCGCTCGATGATCGACGCCTACCTGCGAGAGCGCCAGCTGAGCGAACAGACCGACCTGAGCCTGAGCCAGCTCGACGCCATCGATTACCTGGCCAAGACCATTCGTCTGGGCTGCCTGCTTCATGACAGCGGCCACTCCAGCTTTTCTCACCAGTTCACCCAGGCTCGCCGAATTCGCGATCTGATGTCCCGCCCGGGACGATTCGGAGACCTCTGGTCCGGCGTCGACTACTCGGCCTACCATTCCGGGGAACCTGAAGAACTGGAGCACGAACATTACTCCGTGCGCGTTGCCCACGATGTTCTCTCGGCTGTTGATCTGGACGGTGCCGGCCTGTGCGCCCGAGATGTTATCGGGATTATGGAGACCACCGATGTTACGCCGAGCGATACTTTTTGCCGGCATGCCCACACGTTCTGGGCCTTCATTGCCGGCGCTGATGCCGAATCAGGCAGCTTGATCCGCAGCGACATCCCAAACATGGTCATGGACCTGCTGAAATCCATCGTCTCGGGGGAAATTGACGCCGACCGCGCCGATTACATGCTCAGGGATGGCTTCCACTCATCGGTAACCATCGGCGGCTTCAACCTCGACCACCTGCTGAGCAACCTGCGTTTTGGCTGGAACGTATCCGAGCCCTGGCTGGGACTGGCAATCACTCAGAAGGGACTCGGGGCGCTTGAGGATTTTGTCTACAGCCGCCACCAGATGTACCGCAAGGTTTATGCCCATAAGACGGCCCTGGGGTTCGACTGGCTTCTGCGGGAGGCCATCAATGAAGTGCTTGAGGACCCCGAGAATTTCCAGTGGGTGGACACCTGCCTGAGTGACATGCGGTTTTTTGCCGAGCTGACCGACAACTTCTTCTGGGAAGCCTTTCGCAAGGTGGCAAGACGGAACCCGGGTAGCTTCTCCTTCTGCATCGTGAACCGGGTCAAGCTCAGTCATCTCGACACCCGGGAAGATCTGAGCGACCGGGGCATTGAACGTCACAGTGCCTGGCTGGCGCAGGAACTGCAGCTCAATCCCTCACACGTGGTGACCTGCTCCATGCGCGCCCGGTTCTCAAACATCCAGGACAACTTCAACGGCATCAAGGTACTGACCCGGGACCCTATCAACCGCAAGCGGTCCCTGAAAAAAATCACTCACGTCAGCGCCTTTTTCAGCAAATTCAGCGATGGCACGATCACCCATTTTTACCTGCGCCCGGACGTCACCACTCAAAATTCCGGGAGCATAAAGGAATAA
- a CDS encoding acyl-CoA desaturase encodes MTRVQNWLTNILRWFDSTAGSDHIDTSSRSFNFIRVIPFLALHLACLLAFYTGVSTFAALFALGFFWIRMFAITGFYHRYFAHKTFKTSRPAQFVFAVLGASAAQRGPLWWAAHHRHHHQHSDQEQDLHSPHQGGFWWSHVGWFTCDAGFAMDERRVRDWMKFPELRFINRFDSIVPAIAAITIYGIGEALSVWAPALETNGLQLLVWGFFISTVALFHATVSINSLSHVWGKRRFETSDGSRNNFWLALLTLGEGWHNNHHRWPQSVRQGFRWYEIDITWYGLWLLSRLGIIWELNPIPKRIKEETRQLDRMRRTRS; translated from the coding sequence ATGACCCGAGTACAAAATTGGTTGACAAACATTCTAAGGTGGTTCGACTCCACGGCGGGTTCGGATCACATCGACACGAGTTCACGGTCATTCAACTTCATCCGCGTGATTCCATTCCTTGCCCTGCATCTGGCGTGCCTCTTGGCTTTCTACACCGGGGTCAGCACCTTTGCTGCACTGTTTGCGCTCGGATTCTTCTGGATCAGGATGTTTGCAATCACCGGCTTTTACCACCGTTACTTCGCTCACAAGACCTTCAAGACCAGCCGGCCCGCGCAGTTCGTGTTTGCCGTGCTTGGCGCCAGCGCAGCCCAGCGCGGACCGCTTTGGTGGGCGGCCCACCATCGCCACCACCACCAGCATTCTGACCAGGAACAGGATTTGCACTCGCCACACCAGGGCGGATTCTGGTGGTCTCACGTCGGCTGGTTCACGTGCGATGCAGGGTTCGCCATGGATGAGCGCCGGGTTCGGGACTGGATGAAATTCCCGGAACTCAGGTTCATTAACCGCTTCGATTCCATCGTTCCCGCCATTGCGGCCATCACCATCTACGGGATCGGCGAAGCTCTCTCCGTCTGGGCACCGGCGCTTGAGACCAATGGCCTGCAACTTCTGGTCTGGGGGTTCTTTATTTCCACGGTCGCGCTCTTCCACGCCACTGTATCGATCAACTCACTTTCCCACGTCTGGGGCAAACGCCGGTTTGAAACCTCAGACGGCAGCCGTAACAACTTCTGGCTGGCATTGTTAACCCTGGGCGAAGGCTGGCACAACAACCACCATCGCTGGCCCCAGTCCGTGCGCCAGGGGTTTCGGTGGTATGAGATCGACATCACCTGGTATGGATTGTGGCTCCTGTCCCGACTCGGCATTATCTGGGAGCTTAACCCAATACCCAAACGCATCAAGGAAGAAACACGTCAACTGGACAGAATGAGGAGGACACGTTCATGA
- a CDS encoding NAD(P)H-dependent glycerol-3-phosphate dehydrogenase: protein MPEKNAPQDNGAKGPVHDVAVLGGGSFGTAMTKVLGENGHRVHFWMRDEAQVEEITNTRINSRYMPDVELSGDIQPTTDLAEAVGKAEIVFVAIPSKAFRSVIRDHSDEFRDGQIVVSLTKGIEEHGFKLMSEILQEEIPRCRIGVLSGPNLASEIVNRDLTATVIAAKDPDVRRTVQDLLGCEYFRVYANVDIYGVELAGALKNIYAIVAGLASALEMGENAKAMLMTRGLAEMSRFAVSLGANPMTFMGLAGVGDLIVTCTSSKSRNFRVGYAVGTGQKLDDAVAELGQVAEGIYTLKLVKEKSEAIGIYMPLVRGLYEILYGTASIKAVINSLMMAVQNSDVEFILPRTISQ from the coding sequence ATGCCTGAAAAGAACGCGCCTCAAGACAATGGGGCCAAGGGACCGGTACACGACGTAGCGGTACTCGGCGGTGGCAGCTTCGGTACCGCAATGACCAAGGTACTGGGCGAAAATGGCCATCGCGTTCACTTCTGGATGCGTGATGAGGCCCAAGTAGAAGAAATCACCAATACCCGCATCAATAGCCGGTATATGCCAGACGTGGAGCTCTCCGGTGACATCCAGCCCACGACGGATCTCGCCGAGGCCGTAGGCAAGGCCGAGATTGTGTTTGTGGCCATACCGAGTAAAGCGTTTCGGTCCGTTATCCGGGACCACAGCGACGAGTTCCGTGACGGCCAGATCGTTGTCAGCCTGACCAAAGGGATTGAGGAGCATGGCTTCAAGCTGATGAGCGAAATCCTCCAGGAGGAGATTCCGCGTTGTCGTATAGGTGTGCTCAGCGGCCCCAATCTTGCCAGTGAAATCGTGAACCGGGATCTGACAGCAACCGTTATTGCCGCCAAGGATCCGGACGTACGTCGGACAGTGCAGGATCTGCTCGGGTGTGAGTATTTTCGGGTTTATGCCAACGTTGATATCTATGGCGTGGAGCTGGCCGGTGCACTGAAGAACATCTATGCCATCGTGGCTGGCCTCGCGTCGGCTCTGGAGATGGGAGAAAACGCCAAAGCCATGCTGATGACCCGCGGGCTGGCGGAAATGAGCCGTTTTGCCGTCAGCCTCGGCGCTAACCCCATGACCTTCATGGGACTGGCGGGGGTAGGGGATCTCATCGTGACCTGCACTTCGTCCAAGAGCCGGAATTTCCGGGTCGGCTATGCCGTTGGTACGGGCCAGAAGCTGGACGATGCCGTGGCGGAGCTGGGCCAGGTCGCGGAGGGTATTTATACCCTGAAACTGGTGAAAGAGAAGTCAGAGGCCATCGGGATCTACATGCCCCTGGTTCGGGGTCTATACGAAATTCTCTATGGTACGGCGTCTATCAAGGCGGTCATCAACAGCCTGATGATGGCAGTGCAGAATTCGGACGTGGAGTTCATACTTCCGCGTACGATCAGTCAGTAA
- a CDS encoding PP2C family protein-serine/threonine phosphatase → MTSRTERILIIDADEKARRDLSHYLEARGFYVTGYSGLSSAKTLFDDSIPDVIFADLPPEAIGDLASRLEETETFTPIVCCSASDSSADVVKALRAGAADFVLKPCNDDKGALDDVIEKLFDRVRVNRLNQLYRHELEEANRDLRNGIAELRADQRAGRKVQLRMLPDHEQDLAGLRIDHLIKPSLYLSGDFLDYFRISEDQVLVYIADVSGHGASSAFVTVLLKNLTNRLQRNLRRQSSDDILYPDRFLERINSELLDTGLGKHVTVFVGIISISERKLRYAVGAHFPMPILSFEGGDTAFLEGSGLPVGLFETPEWEVYEVSLDKPFRMILFSDGILEVIRAKSLDEKERTLLELVSGGRHTIASLSEALNLDEITELPDDIAIVSVTDTIMESDNTSSK, encoded by the coding sequence ATGACCTCGCGCACCGAGCGCATACTGATTATTGATGCCGATGAAAAGGCCCGCCGGGACCTGTCCCATTATCTGGAAGCCCGAGGCTTTTACGTTACCGGCTATTCCGGACTGTCCTCTGCCAAGACGTTGTTCGACGATAGCATTCCTGATGTGATCTTTGCAGACCTGCCGCCCGAGGCGATTGGTGATCTGGCCTCCCGCCTGGAAGAAACCGAAACCTTCACCCCCATTGTCTGCTGTTCCGCCAGTGATTCCAGTGCTGATGTCGTCAAAGCGCTCCGGGCCGGGGCGGCAGATTTTGTGCTGAAGCCCTGTAACGACGATAAGGGGGCCCTGGATGACGTGATCGAAAAGTTGTTCGATCGGGTCCGGGTCAATCGCCTGAATCAGCTTTACCGGCATGAGCTTGAGGAAGCGAATCGGGATCTGCGCAACGGTATTGCAGAGCTTCGCGCCGATCAGCGGGCAGGTCGGAAGGTTCAGCTGCGTATGCTTCCGGATCACGAACAGGACCTGGCAGGGCTGCGCATCGATCACCTCATCAAACCGTCCCTTTACCTAAGTGGCGATTTTCTGGATTACTTCCGTATTTCCGAGGATCAGGTCCTGGTTTACATTGCCGATGTGTCCGGCCATGGCGCCAGCTCCGCGTTTGTTACCGTGCTGCTTAAAAACCTCACCAATCGGTTGCAGCGCAACCTGAGGCGCCAGTCCAGTGACGACATTCTCTATCCGGACCGATTCCTGGAACGCATTAATTCGGAATTGCTTGATACCGGTCTCGGCAAACACGTAACCGTATTCGTTGGCATTATCTCTATCAGCGAGCGTAAATTAAGGTATGCAGTTGGGGCTCATTTCCCGATGCCCATTCTGTCGTTTGAGGGCGGAGACACCGCCTTTCTTGAAGGAAGCGGGTTGCCAGTGGGACTTTTCGAGACGCCCGAGTGGGAGGTGTATGAGGTATCGCTGGATAAGCCGTTCCGGATGATTCTGTTCTCCGACGGCATTCTGGAGGTCATTCGGGCCAAAAGCCTCGACGAAAAGGAAAGGACGCTACTTGAACTCGTTTCAGGAGGTCGTCACACTATCGCCTCTCTGAGCGAGGCTCTGAATCTCGACGAGATCACGGAATTACCGGACGATATAGCTATTGTGTCGGTTACTGATACCATAATGGAATCAGACAACACGTCGTCGAAATAG
- a CDS encoding radical SAM protein codes for MYSFPIDYVEPVFRPPSEAKSLILPVTNGCSWNKCTFCEMYTQPQKKFQARKPDDIRRDIDNAARSLGGVRRVFLADGDAMVLPTRRLLEILGDLKAAFPDLQRVSSYCLPRNLARKTVEELAQLKEAGLQILYVGMESGDDEILRRVNKGESWESTRSALLKIREAGLTSSVMVLNGLGGETLSRQHAVNTATLCNETQPDYLSTLVVSFPQGEERFRAGFGDDFVPLSQQGLFEEIRLFLEHLELERTVFRSDHASNYLVLKGTLGRDKQKMLDQVDLAISSPGAVPLRAEWMRGL; via the coding sequence ATGTACAGTTTTCCCATCGATTACGTTGAGCCGGTCTTTCGGCCGCCCAGCGAGGCCAAATCCCTGATCCTTCCGGTCACCAACGGTTGTTCCTGGAACAAATGCACCTTTTGTGAGATGTACACCCAGCCGCAGAAGAAGTTCCAGGCCCGGAAGCCGGACGATATTCGTCGCGACATCGACAATGCGGCGCGTAGCCTTGGCGGTGTCCGACGTGTATTCCTTGCTGATGGAGACGCGATGGTGCTGCCAACGCGGCGCCTGTTGGAAATTCTCGGGGATCTTAAGGCCGCCTTTCCAGATTTGCAGCGGGTTTCCAGTTACTGCCTGCCCCGTAATCTGGCCAGGAAAACGGTGGAAGAACTGGCGCAGCTGAAGGAAGCCGGGCTCCAGATTCTGTATGTCGGGATGGAATCCGGGGATGACGAGATCCTGCGGAGGGTGAACAAGGGAGAGTCCTGGGAATCCACCCGTTCCGCGTTGCTGAAAATTCGTGAAGCCGGCCTGACAAGCTCTGTCATGGTTCTCAATGGCCTGGGCGGAGAAACACTGTCGCGTCAACACGCCGTCAACACCGCGACTCTGTGCAACGAAACACAACCCGATTACCTGTCCACCCTGGTCGTGAGTTTTCCTCAAGGCGAGGAGCGGTTCCGCGCGGGTTTTGGTGATGATTTTGTGCCGCTGTCCCAGCAAGGGCTGTTTGAAGAAATTCGTCTGTTCCTCGAGCATCTTGAGCTCGAACGAACCGTGTTCCGGAGCGACCATGCGTCAAATTATCTTGTGCTGAAAGGGACGCTTGGGCGCGATAAGCAGAAAATGCTTGATCAGGTTGATCTTGCGATTAGCAGTCCCGGCGCCGTTCCGCTCAGAGCGGAATGGATGCGCGGTTTGTAA
- a CDS encoding nuclear transport factor 2 family protein, whose protein sequence is MTTASAIEVGSHNSAVPVTLEHFRRLFNELDKGNLNRLSEVYSEDISFRDPLGSAKGLDELTQYFAEAYANAISCRFEFSDSVVNGAFAAIPWVMYLRHKRINRGREIQVDGISHLRVADGKVCYHRDYFDAGQLLYENLPLVGRVIRLVKGYAG, encoded by the coding sequence ATGACTACCGCCTCGGCCATTGAAGTCGGTTCTCACAATTCCGCCGTCCCGGTCACTCTGGAGCATTTCAGGCGTCTGTTCAACGAGCTGGACAAGGGCAACCTGAACAGACTGTCCGAGGTCTACAGCGAAGATATCAGTTTCCGGGATCCACTCGGATCGGCCAAGGGCCTGGACGAGTTGACCCAGTATTTCGCCGAAGCCTACGCCAATGCCATCAGCTGTCGCTTCGAGTTTTCGGATTCGGTGGTCAATGGGGCATTTGCAGCCATCCCCTGGGTGATGTACCTGCGTCACAAGCGCATAAACCGGGGCAGGGAAATTCAAGTCGACGGCATCAGTCATCTGCGGGTTGCTGACGGCAAGGTTTGTTATCACCGCGACTATTTCGACGCCGGCCAACTGCTGTATGAGAACCTGCCTTTGGTGGGCAGAGTCATTCGCCTGGTAAAAGGATACGCCGGATGA